The Phoenix dactylifera cultivar Barhee BC4 unplaced genomic scaffold, palm_55x_up_171113_PBpolish2nd_filt_p 000700F, whole genome shotgun sequence genome contains the following window.
GTTTTTGATCGAAGCATAAAAGTAACCATGTTTATGACAAAAATCACATTCTCTTTGTAATCAATGGAAAACACCTAAATAAAAGCACAagcaataaaaatataaaaaaaaactttataccACCAAAGCAAGCTGTTAGAGAGAATCTAGGGTTTGAATATGGAATTGCATAACAAGGAATCTTCATGATTGCCATAAGTGATTGGCTTCATCAAGATTGGACCATTTGTGACAGGACTTGAATGAAACAAGAATGACTAAAATGCAAGGAATACCATAAATCCCactgaaaaatcttattccgACCACTTTTCCATCAATATATAAGGGAACAAATATTCTCTTGAGTTCTTGAGATAACTCTGGACAAGGAATAGCAGGGGGAGCGCGTACCGAGTCCTTGAGGATGATGCGAGTGCGACGCATGAACTGCTCGCGGAGCTGCTTGCGGCGCTTGTTGGGTAAGTTGTCCCTGGGGATGACGAACCGTTCCCGGTGCGGGACGTGCTCCCCAATCTCGTGCATCTCCCCGTCCACCACCCACCACTCCGACTTCCCCTCCcccttcgccgccgccgccgccgccgccacccggTGGCCCCGCGACAACGGCCCCGTCCGCGCCCaccgctgctgctgctgctgctggagcTGGAAGAAGGCAGGCGACTGCCGCCTAACGAGACCTAGCCGCATGGAGGAACAGGCGGCAGAGAACGCTTCGCCTCTTGCCGTCGAGCCCCGCTTCCACGCATCAATTAGGGCGACGAAATGAAATGGATGAGAAATGCCACCTGTTTCTGTTTTAGCAACCCATTAACGGCAGTTGGTGCTTATGGCCCTCGCGCGATTTTCGCTGGGTCTGTGAAAGAGAGCCGCTTCGAGATAAAGGAAGCTGTAAGGCTGTAgtttctaaaagtacttttaaataaaataaaaatttttaataataattttaa
Protein-coding sequences here:
- the LOC103722133 gene encoding uncharacterized protein LOC103722133 isoform X2, producing MRLGLVRRQSPAFFQLQQQQQQRWARTGPLSRGHRVAAAAAAAKGEGKSEWWVVDGEMHEIGEHVPHRERFVIPRDNLPNKRRKQLREQFMRRTRIILKDSEHESWCKRYMELYQELRENWERLYWDEGYSKKIAQDHANYDSAEDDDSDFSPFRTRSLEEINKAILGKGLHKFATSLNMIEREE